Proteins encoded together in one Ignavibacteria bacterium window:
- the amrS gene encoding AmmeMemoRadiSam system radical SAM enzyme, translating to MREASFYIAETNGKVKCMLCPKECSISENKTGVCGVRENISGKLYTLAHSKPVAIHLDPIEKKPLYHFYPGEVILSVGTYGCNLNCKFCQNHDISQDFSTESFESIKEVSPREIINLCKQRDYKFLAFTYNEPTIFFEYMLDIAVLCKSNEIKTVIVSNGQINPEPFEILVEYIDAFNIDLKSFNKDFYKKICDGEIETTKQTIKSIVRHGKHLEVTFLLIKGLNDNEEEFRQMCSYLAVIDKNIVLHISRAFPRYKLDFEVTPKELINKFYKIAITHLNYVYKGNI from the coding sequence ATGAGAGAAGCATCTTTTTATATAGCTGAAACCAACGGAAAAGTAAAGTGCATGCTTTGTCCGAAGGAGTGCAGTATATCCGAGAACAAAACAGGGGTTTGCGGAGTAAGAGAAAATATAAGCGGCAAACTTTATACGTTAGCTCACTCAAAACCTGTGGCAATTCATCTCGACCCGATCGAAAAGAAGCCTTTGTATCATTTTTATCCCGGAGAGGTAATCCTTTCGGTTGGCACATACGGATGCAATCTTAACTGTAAATTCTGCCAGAATCACGACATCAGTCAGGATTTCAGCACGGAATCATTTGAAAGCATAAAAGAAGTTTCGCCGAGGGAGATAATTAATTTGTGCAAACAAAGAGATTATAAATTTTTAGCATTCACGTATAATGAGCCGACGATATTTTTTGAGTATATGTTAGACATTGCGGTACTATGCAAAAGCAACGAAATTAAAACCGTAATAGTATCAAACGGGCAGATAAATCCTGAGCCATTTGAAATACTTGTTGAATACATCGATGCATTTAACATTGATTTAAAATCTTTTAATAAAGACTTTTACAAGAAAATTTGCGACGGTGAAATAGAAACGACAAAGCAAACTATAAAATCGATAGTCAGGCACGGGAAACATCTTGAGGTTACTTTTTTATTGATCAAGGGATTAAATGATAACGAGGAAGAATTCAGACAAATGTGCAGCTATCTTGCAGTGATTGATAAAAATATCGTACTTCACATCTCGAGGGCTTTTCCAAGATACAAACTTGATTTTGAAGTAACGCCGAAAGAATTAATAAATAAATTTTATAAAATAGCAATAACACATTTAAATTATGTATATAAAGGAAATATATAA
- a CDS encoding M15 family metallopeptidase — MRKEYKILITLLFVPLFLSFNCGETNSQGYQVSGSAERKQDSTEKNSGLQKLVNAYPDFLEKGEDNKLYWKDGTVMTYDDGIEKDFEEMLENPDLEDMFIPQYIAGPDWGEPPPVNSDPGRIRYEPFFAKIYGSSQSEVSKSLTTINWFGTKVQVSTVNNVDEKLTAVKEDLEKLPEKFHKYFKKTAGTFNYRKIAGTNRMSTHSYAIAIDINTDYSDYWRWSKTIKYKNRIPYEVAEVFEKHGFIWGAKWYHYDTMHFEYRPELLN; from the coding sequence ATGAGAAAAGAATATAAAATATTAATTACGCTGTTGTTTGTTCCGCTGTTTTTATCGTTCAACTGCGGGGAGACGAACTCACAAGGATATCAGGTATCCGGAAGTGCAGAGCGTAAGCAGGATTCAACTGAAAAAAATTCGGGACTTCAGAAACTTGTAAATGCGTATCCGGACTTTTTGGAAAAGGGAGAAGACAACAAATTATACTGGAAAGACGGTACAGTAATGACGTATGATGACGGAATTGAAAAAGACTTTGAAGAAATGCTTGAAAATCCTGATTTAGAAGATATGTTCATCCCGCAATACATAGCGGGACCAGACTGGGGAGAACCGCCTCCTGTGAACAGCGATCCAGGAAGAATAAGATATGAACCATTCTTTGCAAAAATATACGGTTCATCACAATCGGAAGTATCGAAAAGCTTAACAACCATCAACTGGTTTGGAACGAAGGTTCAGGTCAGCACCGTAAATAATGTTGATGAAAAATTAACAGCCGTAAAAGAAGACCTTGAAAAACTTCCTGAGAAATTTCACAAATATTTTAAGAAGACAGCGGGCACATTTAATTACAGAAAAATTGCCGGTACTAACAGGATGAGCACCCACTCTTATGCAATAGCAATTGATATTAACACCGACTACTCAGATTACTGGCGCTGGAGCAAAACGATTAAATATAAGAACAGAATTCCTTATGAGGTGGCAGAGGTGTTTGAAAAGCATGGATTTATCTGGGGGGCAAAATGGTATCATTATGACACGATGCATTTTGAATACAGACCAGAATTATTAAACTGA
- the amrB gene encoding AmmeMemoRadiSam system protein B — protein MKVREPKFAGSWYSSDPKHLSDEIESYLIDAENLDLNTKAVIVPHAGYMFSGRTAAHGFKQIKKDTDKVIILGTSHRYPLRGACVVDYDYYDSPLGRVKVSADVKTIIDEKEVVRISEADTDEHSIEIEIPFLQKVLTDFEILPIIAGKINPNEFADLIDKYSTDNSVIVASVDLSHFHDYNEAIKLDNFTVNSILELNTFNIKKAEIDSPYAIEALLNLAKRKNWKAKLLDYKNSGDIIAERKSVVGYSAIVFYEDDKAMYFTEAEKADMIKTAKKTAEMYVKTGIINKGEYHSKKLDRRLACFVTIKDGDELRGCIGTIEPVDTLYNSIIENSISAATRDPRFKPIREKELAGLNYEVSVLSVPELVKPETIDSLFSAIKGKGVIVNKDMRRAVYLPQVWEHFRSEGDFLSSLCQKAGMYKEEWKDYKSMKFYVFKLLN, from the coding sequence ATGAAAGTAAGAGAGCCAAAATTCGCAGGAAGCTGGTACAGCAGCGACCCAAAACATCTTTCGGATGAGATAGAATCATATTTGATTGATGCGGAAAATCTTGACCTGAACACAAAAGCAGTAATAGTACCTCATGCAGGATACATGTTTTCGGGAAGAACAGCTGCTCATGGTTTTAAGCAGATAAAAAAAGACACAGACAAAGTTATTATTCTGGGCACTTCACACAGATATCCGCTAAGAGGTGCATGCGTTGTGGATTATGATTATTATGACTCTCCGCTCGGAAGGGTTAAGGTTTCGGCTGACGTGAAAACAATTATAGACGAAAAAGAAGTTGTCAGAATAAGCGAAGCAGATACGGACGAGCATTCAATTGAGATAGAAATACCTTTTCTTCAGAAAGTGCTGACTGATTTTGAGATACTGCCGATAATAGCAGGAAAGATAAATCCTAATGAATTTGCAGACCTAATAGATAAATATTCAACGGATAATTCAGTAATTGTAGCATCGGTTGACCTGAGTCATTTTCACGATTACAACGAAGCGATAAAACTTGACAATTTTACTGTCAACTCAATACTTGAGCTGAACACTTTTAACATAAAGAAGGCGGAAATTGACTCCCCGTATGCAATTGAAGCATTGCTTAACCTGGCAAAAAGAAAGAACTGGAAAGCGAAACTTCTCGACTATAAGAATTCAGGAGATATAATTGCAGAAAGAAAATCTGTGGTAGGTTATTCAGCTATAGTATTCTACGAGGATGATAAGGCGATGTACTTTACAGAAGCAGAAAAAGCGGACATGATAAAAACCGCAAAGAAGACAGCAGAGATGTACGTTAAGACGGGTATAATAAACAAGGGAGAATACCATTCGAAGAAACTTGACAGAAGGCTTGCCTGTTTTGTAACGATAAAAGACGGAGACGAACTTAGGGGATGTATAGGAACGATTGAACCTGTTGACACACTTTACAACAGTATAATCGAGAATTCAATTTCTGCTGCGACGAGGGATCCGAGGTTTAAACCAATAAGGGAAAAAGAATTAGCCGGTCTTAATTATGAAGTATCTGTTCTTTCTGTGCCAGAGCTGGTTAAACCCGAAACTATAGACTCCCTCTTTTCTGCAATAAAAGGCAAGGGAGTCATAGTTAATAAAGATATGCGAAGAGCAGTATATCTGCCTCAGGTATGGGAGCATTTCAGGTCAGAGGGCGATTTCTTAAGCAGTTTGTGCCAGAAAGCAGGAATGTATAAAGAAGAATGGAAAGATTATAAATCAATGAAATTTTATGTATTTAAACTTCTTAATTAA
- a CDS encoding TonB-dependent receptor yields the protein MKNILLLAIMLVFMTGVSRAQLNPELHGITGIVYGATDKGKEPLEGAIVKWINTKKGAATNSEGKFEIHDDGITDKRLEVFYVGYTKDTIEVEGKDYVEITLQSNFSTQQIVVEGEQSSSYIEDGNTKTEVISQTELKKDACCDLSGCFGKNASVDVAVTDILTNTKELKVLGLDGAYTQILVDNMPIMSGLVTKYGVTSMPGTLINKIMISKGSNSVIQGYESISGIMNVLLKDYGTSDRFMLNGFMNSMLEKQMNINTTAKLKNWNTLVSFQTVQEPKRFDENNDSFLDAPLTTRYMFYNKWMYGADEEEDNTNVTIGIKYLDEKRIGGQTNYNFDTDKGSNNVYGQTVDIQNGDAYLRISQKTGEESQLKFFASGLFFNQESYYGVTKYNAEQRNFYTNAIFEFPVIKKGYLRAGASYKYENIVENINFLQAVPKTYAGTYDKLESVPGVFTEASYDAEPIETSFIAGLRLDAHNKYGLVTTPRLLIRHQLTKETVIRASIGTGFRTINLFSEYSNLLASGRNILVPSELNPEKMVNFGVDVLQYFNIGPVSGNVNFDFYRTVFSNKIIPDYDANTLAVTFVNNNDAASNVFQVESSFTILNNLDLKVAYKLIDQYYYQNGVKTEQYFSPKHRVLSSVSYSPYDRNWNINFSFQWFGEQTLPSTKDYPVGLQRPSQSEAYSILNGQFTKNFKHFEAYVGVENIFDFTQSNPIIDPQNPFSQYFDTSYIWGPTAGRSFYLGFRLLFDKL from the coding sequence ATGAAAAATATATTATTGCTTGCGATAATGCTTGTGTTTATGACAGGCGTTTCAAGAGCACAGCTAAATCCAGAGCTCCACGGTATAACAGGGATTGTTTACGGCGCTACCGATAAGGGAAAAGAACCGCTTGAAGGTGCGATTGTGAAATGGATTAATACTAAGAAGGGAGCCGCAACAAACTCAGAAGGAAAGTTTGAGATACATGACGACGGAATAACCGACAAAAGGCTTGAGGTGTTTTACGTTGGTTATACAAAAGATACTATTGAGGTTGAAGGTAAAGATTATGTGGAAATTACGCTTCAAAGTAATTTTTCTACACAGCAGATAGTTGTGGAAGGCGAGCAAAGCTCTTCTTATATAGAAGACGGCAACACAAAGACGGAAGTGATTTCGCAGACAGAGCTTAAGAAAGATGCCTGCTGCGACCTTTCGGGATGTTTCGGAAAGAATGCGTCGGTTGACGTTGCTGTTACTGATATACTGACGAATACGAAGGAACTAAAGGTGCTCGGTCTTGACGGTGCATATACGCAGATACTTGTTGACAATATGCCGATAATGTCGGGATTAGTGACTAAGTACGGCGTTACGAGCATGCCCGGTACATTAATAAATAAGATAATGATTTCGAAGGGTTCAAATTCTGTTATACAAGGGTATGAATCAATCAGCGGGATAATGAATGTATTGCTGAAAGATTACGGTACATCGGACAGGTTTATGCTTAACGGGTTTATGAACAGCATGCTGGAGAAGCAGATGAACATAAATACAACCGCGAAATTAAAGAACTGGAACACTTTGGTTTCGTTTCAGACGGTACAGGAACCGAAGAGATTTGACGAGAACAACGATTCATTTCTTGATGCACCGCTGACGACCCGTTACATGTTTTACAATAAATGGATGTATGGTGCGGATGAGGAAGAGGATAATACTAACGTAACTATCGGGATAAAGTATCTTGATGAAAAGAGAATAGGCGGACAGACGAACTACAATTTTGATACGGATAAGGGTTCGAACAATGTTTACGGGCAAACGGTTGATATACAGAACGGGGATGCCTATTTGAGAATAAGCCAGAAGACGGGCGAAGAGTCGCAGCTTAAGTTTTTCGCATCGGGGCTTTTCTTTAATCAGGAATCGTATTACGGCGTTACAAAGTACAATGCAGAGCAGAGAAATTTCTACACAAACGCTATCTTTGAATTTCCTGTGATTAAGAAGGGATATTTAAGGGCGGGTGCTTCTTATAAATACGAGAATATTGTAGAGAACATTAATTTTCTGCAGGCGGTACCCAAGACATACGCGGGTACATACGACAAGCTTGAGTCCGTACCGGGTGTATTTACCGAAGCCTCATATGATGCGGAACCGATTGAAACATCGTTTATTGCGGGCTTGAGGCTTGATGCACACAATAAATATGGGTTAGTAACAACGCCAAGACTTTTGATTAGGCATCAACTTACAAAAGAGACTGTGATTCGGGCTTCGATAGGGACGGGATTCAGGACAATCAACTTATTCAGTGAATATTCGAATCTTCTCGCAAGTGGAAGAAACATCCTTGTCCCGTCGGAGCTGAATCCTGAGAAAATGGTTAATTTCGGAGTGGACGTGCTTCAGTATTTTAATATTGGACCTGTTTCCGGAAACGTTAATTTTGATTTCTACAGGACGGTGTTCAGCAATAAGATAATACCTGATTACGATGCTAATACGCTTGCTGTTACTTTTGTTAACAATAATGACGCTGCATCAAACGTATTTCAGGTAGAATCAAGTTTTACGATACTAAACAATCTTGATCTTAAGGTTGCTTACAAGTTGATAGACCAGTATTATTACCAGAACGGTGTAAAGACAGAGCAGTATTTTAGTCCGAAACACAGGGTGCTGTCTTCGGTATCATACAGTCCTTACGACAGAAACTGGAACATCAATTTTTCTTTCCAATGGTTTGGCGAACAAACGCTGCCATCGACGAAAGATTACCCCGTTGGGTTACAAAGGCCTTCACAATCGGAGGCGTACTCAATACTTAACGGACAGTTCACAAAGAACTTTAAACACTTTGAGGCATATGTAGGGGTCGAGAATATATTCGACTTCACTCAGTCAAATCCGATAATAGATCCGCAGAATCCCTTCAGCCAGTATTTCGATACATCATATATCTGGGGACCGACAGCGGGAAGGTCTTTTTATCTCGGGTTCAGGCTGTTATTTGATAAACTATAA
- a CDS encoding YHS domain-containing protein gives MLNIAINERKTIKMKMRILSLVLFAALLFAATTIVNAQEKGCCDDKTKSECTTTKGTDCTTKTGNSQGTVSDSAKLCPVSGEPVDHEGASVKYTYLGKEYEFCCGGCLKKFKAEPMTYIKTEIMCPVMGEAASKDVSTVVDGVKYYFCCEACIAKFEKNPSKYLDKLK, from the coding sequence TTGTTAAACATAGCAATAAACGAAAGGAAAACCATTAAAATGAAGATGAGAATCTTATCTTTAGTATTATTCGCTGCATTATTATTCGCTGCGACTACAATTGTAAACGCACAGGAAAAGGGCTGCTGCGACGACAAGACAAAATCAGAATGTACAACAACAAAGGGAACTGACTGCACCACGAAAACGGGAAACTCACAAGGAACGGTATCGGATTCTGCAAAGCTTTGTCCGGTATCGGGCGAGCCGGTTGACCACGAGGGCGCATCGGTGAAGTACACATATTTAGGAAAAGAATATGAATTTTGCTGCGGCGGTTGTCTGAAGAAGTTCAAAGCAGAGCCGATGACATACATCAAGACGGAGATTATGTGTCCTGTTATGGGTGAGGCGGCATCAAAGGATGTTTCAACGGTAGTTGACGGAGTGAAGTATTATTTCTGCTGCGAAGCTTGCATTGCAAAATTTGAAAAGAATCCAAGCAAGTACTTAGATAAACTGAAATAA
- a CDS encoding RDD family protein, protein MEETNLYIDTKGSITTPMVEADAGKRLLNLIIDIAVVIFLIVIFNTVIYSSSIFSFLGLMKVLDMLIIFTYFYGLENSLGQTVGKMLTRTKVVTLDGGKPTTQQMLVRTFSRVIPFEPILLIGGKWLHDSLSKTKVVNL, encoded by the coding sequence ATGGAAGAGACTAATTTATACATAGACACAAAGGGCAGCATAACTACACCGATGGTTGAGGCAGATGCGGGGAAAAGGCTGTTAAATCTTATTATAGATATAGCTGTTGTTATATTTTTGATTGTAATATTTAACACTGTAATTTATTCGAGCAGCATATTTTCGTTCCTCGGTCTGATGAAGGTACTGGACATGCTGATTATTTTCACATATTTCTACGGGCTCGAAAATTCATTAGGGCAGACTGTAGGAAAAATGTTGACGAGGACAAAAGTTGTAACGCTTGATGGAGGCAAGCCGACAACACAGCAGATGCTCGTAAGAACATTTTCAAGAGTCATACCATTTGAACCAATACTGCTTATCGGCGGTAAATGGCTTCATGATTCACTTTCAAAGACGAAAGTAGTGAACCTGTAA
- a CDS encoding DUF2200 domain-containing protein, whose protein sequence is MKTTPEHDMRIAQMTFASVYPHYITKVVSKGRTKEELHQVIEWLTGFDNKKLQELIDGKATFETFFRKAKLNPNAKLISGVICGYRIEQIENPVTKQARYLDKLVDELAKGRKMEKILRTT, encoded by the coding sequence ATGAAAACAACACCGGAACACGATATGCGAATAGCTCAAATGACTTTTGCATCCGTTTATCCGCATTACATCACAAAAGTAGTAAGCAAAGGAAGAACAAAAGAGGAATTACATCAGGTCATTGAATGGCTGACGGGCTTTGATAATAAAAAGCTGCAGGAATTGATTGATGGAAAAGCAACATTTGAAACATTCTTCAGGAAAGCAAAACTAAATCCCAATGCCAAACTGATTTCAGGTGTAATTTGCGGATATCGTATTGAACAAATTGAAAATCCCGTAACAAAACAGGCAAGGTATCTCGACAAGTTAGTGGATGAACTGGCAAAAGGTCGAAAAATGGAAAAGATTTTAAGAACTACCTGA
- a CDS encoding YdeI/OmpD-associated family protein encodes MTKTITADGILHEVPNDMKKALKNDPDIIERWNRLTPIQRNEWICWVTIVKKSETRKEHIYRMLEELKEGKRQPCCWPGCPHRRASAQKWFKNLDK; translated from the coding sequence ATGACAAAGACAATAACAGCCGATGGCATTCTGCACGAAGTGCCAAATGATATGAAAAAAGCATTGAAAAATGATCCAGATATTATTGAACGGTGGAACAGACTTACCCCCATTCAGCGTAACGAATGGATTTGCTGGGTTACTATCGTCAAAAAATCTGAAACGAGAAAAGAACATATTTACCGTATGCTTGAAGAATTAAAAGAAGGAAAACGGCAGCCATGTTGCTGGCCCGGCTGTCCGCACCGAAGAGCTTCAGCTCAAAAATGGTTTAAAAATCTTGACAAATGA
- a CDS encoding DUF1801 domain-containing protein, whose product MSQPKSNKNPNKINTQNFSKDILSYHAKQTSTDKSICDLLLQVICNTLPEAEYKIWHGHPVWFLEGNPIVGYSKEKRGLRLMFWSGATFNEHGLGVRGGKFKDASVFYSDVLDINTKDLKRWLKKSKEIQWDYKNIVKRKGVLMRLK is encoded by the coding sequence ATATCCCAACCCAAATCCAATAAAAACCCGAACAAAATTAATACTCAAAATTTCAGCAAAGACATTCTTTCTTACCACGCCAAACAAACTTCCACCGATAAAAGCATCTGTGATTTACTCCTTCAGGTAATATGTAACACTTTACCTGAAGCAGAATACAAAATCTGGCACGGGCATCCCGTTTGGTTTTTAGAAGGCAATCCCATAGTGGGATACAGTAAAGAGAAACGGGGATTGAGATTAATGTTTTGGAGCGGTGCAACATTTAATGAACATGGATTGGGCGTGCGTGGCGGAAAATTTAAAGATGCCTCAGTTTTCTACAGCGACGTTTTAGATATTAACACCAAAGACCTGAAACGCTGGCTTAAAAAATCCAAAGAAATTCAGTGGGACTATAAAAACATTGTTAAACGAAAAGGCGTTTTGATGCGGCTTAAATAA
- a CDS encoding sulfite exporter TauE/SafE family protein, with protein sequence MEIIIISSVAFVVAILTFFSGFGLGTILTPVFMVFFPVEVAIALTGMVHFFNNIFKLFLVGRNADKDVLLRFGIPAIISAIIGSWVLLNITDLQPLFSYEAFGNHIEVYPVKFIISILLIIFACIDLIPFFNTLQFGKEKLPIGGALSGFFGGLSGNQGALRSAFLIKAGLSKEAFVATAVVVSIFVDFTRLSIYAAGFLKSGLTDNLTLVICATLAGIAGAYLGNKLLKKVTLRFLQVTVAVMLIIISLALGAGLI encoded by the coding sequence ATGGAAATAATTATCATTTCATCGGTAGCTTTTGTAGTTGCTATTCTTACCTTCTTTTCGGGTTTCGGTCTTGGCACAATTCTTACACCCGTATTTATGGTTTTCTTTCCTGTTGAAGTGGCAATCGCCTTGACGGGTATGGTTCATTTCTTCAACAATATTTTTAAACTGTTTCTGGTTGGACGCAATGCGGATAAAGATGTTTTGTTGCGCTTTGGAATTCCTGCAATTATTTCCGCAATAATCGGCTCATGGGTTTTATTGAATATAACAGACCTGCAGCCTTTGTTTTCGTATGAAGCATTCGGAAATCACATAGAAGTTTATCCTGTAAAATTTATTATTTCCATCTTGCTTATCATTTTTGCATGCATAGATCTTATACCATTTTTCAATACACTGCAATTCGGAAAGGAAAAGTTGCCAATTGGCGGAGCGTTAAGCGGATTCTTTGGAGGTCTTTCGGGTAATCAAGGGGCGTTGCGAAGTGCATTCTTAATTAAAGCAGGTCTTTCAAAGGAAGCATTTGTTGCCACCGCAGTTGTTGTTTCAATCTTCGTGGACTTCACGCGTCTGAGTATTTATGCAGCAGGGTTTTTAAAGTCGGGTCTGACCGATAACCTGACTTTAGTAATATGTGCAACGCTTGCAGGCATTGCCGGTGCTTATTTAGGCAATAAACTATTAAAGAAAGTAACCTTAAGGTTCTTGCAGGTCACAGTAGCGGTGATGCTGATAATTATCTCGCTTGCTTTGGGTGCCGGACTTATTTAA
- a CDS encoding DoxX family protein translates to MIVGAVFLSEGIQIFLLPAVRGAVRFEKIGLPSPEFLGSFVGSFEIICGILILIGLLTRFAAIPLFIIMLVAIVTTKADLLAEKGFWEMMHGSRTDWSMLLGSIFLLIKSGGYWSIDNKLNSTKFIWK, encoded by the coding sequence ATGATTGTTGGTGCTGTATTTTTGTCAGAAGGTATACAGATATTTTTATTACCTGCTGTTCGCGGTGCGGTGCGGTTTGAAAAAATCGGTCTGCCCTCGCCTGAATTCTTAGGAAGCTTTGTCGGCTCTTTTGAAATAATATGTGGCATACTTATTCTGATCGGTTTACTGACTCGGTTTGCAGCTATTCCGCTTTTCATAATTATGCTTGTTGCAATTGTAACAACAAAAGCTGACCTGTTGGCCGAGAAAGGATTTTGGGAAATGATGCACGGCAGCAGAACAGATTGGTCGATGTTGCTCGGAAGTATTTTTCTGCTGATTAAAAGCGGCGGCTATTGGTCGATTGATAACAAATTAAATAGCACAAAATTTATATGGAAATAA
- a CDS encoding TspO/MBR family protein, with amino-acid sequence MKNIFKLIVSIVITQTAGVIGSLFTIQSIPTWYATLNRPSFSPPNYLFGPVWITLYFMIGISFFLIWRSSDSFSIKIPSIMFSIQMVLNAMWSIIFFGLKNPMFAFFEIILLWVLIILCIITYYPISKAASWLMVPYLLWVSFASVLNFKIWMLN; translated from the coding sequence ATGAAGAATATATTCAAGCTAATAGTCAGCATAGTTATAACTCAGACGGCGGGAGTAATCGGCTCGCTGTTTACAATACAGAGCATACCAACATGGTATGCTACGCTGAACAGACCCTCATTCAGTCCTCCGAACTATTTATTTGGTCCAGTATGGATAACATTATATTTTATGATAGGCATTTCGTTTTTTCTCATATGGCGAAGCTCGGATTCCTTCAGCATAAAGATACCTTCAATAATGTTTTCGATACAGATGGTATTAAATGCTATGTGGAGTATTATATTCTTCGGTTTAAAGAATCCGATGTTTGCTTTTTTTGAAATAATTTTGTTGTGGGTTTTAATAATACTGTGTATAATAACATACTATCCGATATCAAAGGCAGCATCATGGCTGATGGTACCCTACCTGCTATGGGTAAGCTTTGCAAGTGTTTTGAATTTTAAGATATGGATGCTGAACTAA
- a CDS encoding T9SS type A sorting domain-containing protein, with product MKKILILLLLLISAGAYAQNASTYFPASTGYKWYYKNTPLDSLNNPMTNLATYRIDSFAVVQNYLGKLASIVQKKDFLTSFNQNTPYNDTAHYNFDGTNGWEYLFASLDTNIIPFPGIGGFFAGLRNWYSVFRFAQTVNSEYTLIQKDTTISFDTISAPLRFKYKAKRLNDQTVNTVNGTYDNAKRFVTITGLYIRVLIFEIPIVERPDTTWFASGVWMIKRVTPSVNVDLSGLGIPLSFSVPGNKYELENPTTGIQNISSETPYSFSLQQNYPNPFNPVTNIKFSVPKSSGVKIAIYDISGKEADVLINENLNAGTYQVSWNAAKFSSGTYFFRMLAEGFSETKRMTLIK from the coding sequence ATGAAGAAGATATTAATACTCTTATTACTATTAATTAGCGCCGGTGCTTATGCACAGAATGCGTCCACATATTTTCCTGCTTCAACTGGATATAAATGGTATTATAAAAACACCCCCTTGGACTCGCTTAACAACCCAATGACAAATCTTGCTACATACAGAATAGATTCATTTGCAGTTGTGCAGAATTACCTCGGTAAACTTGCTAGCATCGTTCAGAAAAAAGATTTTTTAACGTCCTTCAACCAGAATACTCCATATAATGATACTGCTCATTACAATTTTGATGGAACAAATGGCTGGGAGTATTTATTTGCTTCCCTCGATACAAATATTATTCCTTTCCCTGGTATTGGAGGTTTCTTTGCAGGGCTTCGTAACTGGTACAGTGTATTCCGTTTTGCTCAAACCGTAAACAGTGAGTATACTCTTATTCAAAAAGATACAACTATTTCATTCGATACTATTTCAGCACCTTTGAGATTTAAGTATAAAGCAAAAAGATTAAATGACCAAACCGTAAACACTGTAAATGGTACTTATGATAATGCTAAAAGATTTGTTACGATAACCGGCTTATACATAAGGGTTCTTATTTTTGAAATTCCAATCGTTGAACGCCCTGATACTACCTGGTTTGCTTCAGGTGTTTGGATGATTAAAAGAGTAACTCCTTCAGTAAACGTTGATTTGAGCGGACTCGGCATACCGCTTTCATTCTCGGTACCGGGAAATAAGTATGAACTTGAAAACCCAACAACAGGGATTCAGAATATTTCTTCTGAAACGCCATACTCATTTTCATTACAGCAAAATTATCCTAACCCATTTAATCCTGTAACCAATATTAAATTCAGTGTTCCAAAATCTTCAGGTGTTAAGATAGCAATTTACGATATTAGCGGAAAAGAAGCTGATGTACTTATTAATGAAAATCTTAACGCTGGTACATATCAAGTCTCTTGGAATGCGGCAAAGTTCTCAAGCGGTACATATTTCTTTAGAATGTTGGCAGAGGGCTTTTCCGAAACAAAACGAATGACACTAATAAAATAA